A section of the Mycolicibacterium anyangense genome encodes:
- a CDS encoding AAA family ATPase produces the protein MTHFATPPSPTADHDAARNALLALRAEIAKAVVGQDAVVSGLVIALLCRGHVLLEGVPGVAKTLLVRAMAAALQLDFKRVQFTPDLMPGDVTGSLVYDARTAAFVFREGPVFTNLMLADEINRTPPKTQAALLEAMEERQVSVDGEPRPLPDPFIVAATQNPIEYEGTYQLPEAQLDRFLLKLNVPLPPRDQEIAILSRHAQGFDPRNLSAIRPVAGPAELAAGRAAVKQVLIADEVLGYIVDIVGATRSSPSLQLGVSPRGATALLGTARSWAWLSGRTYVTPDDVKAMARPTLRHRIGLRPEAELEGATPDGVLDGILAAVPVPR, from the coding sequence GTGACGCACTTCGCGACCCCTCCCTCCCCCACCGCCGACCACGACGCGGCCCGCAACGCCCTGCTCGCCCTGCGGGCCGAGATCGCCAAAGCGGTTGTCGGACAGGACGCCGTCGTCAGCGGTCTGGTGATCGCGCTGCTGTGCCGCGGCCACGTCCTGCTGGAAGGTGTTCCCGGCGTGGCCAAGACGCTGTTGGTCAGAGCCATGGCTGCGGCGTTGCAGCTCGATTTCAAGAGGGTGCAGTTCACTCCGGATCTGATGCCCGGGGACGTCACGGGCTCGCTGGTCTACGACGCGCGCACCGCTGCCTTCGTGTTCCGGGAAGGTCCGGTCTTCACCAATCTGATGCTGGCCGACGAGATCAACCGCACCCCACCCAAGACTCAGGCCGCTCTGCTGGAGGCCATGGAGGAGCGTCAGGTCAGCGTGGACGGCGAACCCCGGCCGTTGCCGGATCCGTTCATCGTGGCCGCCACCCAGAACCCGATCGAGTACGAGGGCACCTACCAGCTGCCCGAAGCGCAACTCGACCGGTTCCTGCTGAAGCTGAATGTGCCGCTACCGCCGCGTGATCAGGAGATCGCGATCCTGAGCCGACACGCCCAGGGGTTCGACCCCCGCAATCTGAGCGCGATCCGGCCGGTGGCCGGGCCCGCCGAACTGGCCGCCGGCCGCGCGGCGGTCAAGCAGGTGCTGATCGCCGACGAGGTGCTCGGGTACATCGTCGACATCGTGGGCGCCACCCGGAGTTCGCCGTCGCTGCAACTGGGCGTCTCGCCACGCGGTGCCACCGCGCTGCTGGGTACGGCGCGGTCCTGGGCGTGGCTGTCGGGGCGCACCTACGTCACCCCCGACGACGTCAAGGCGATGGCACGCCCGACGTTGCGCCACCGGATCGGTTTGCGGCCCGAAGCCGAACTCGAGGGAGCCACACCGGACGGTGTGCTCGACGGCATCCTGGCCGCCGTGCCGGTGCCACGCTAG
- a CDS encoding DUF58 domain-containing protein has product MVLTGRAGLVALVCVLPIALAPWPATAFAVALLVLLAAVVVDVALAGNPRALRIRRAGETSARLGQPVHAGLQVHNDGSRRFRGVLRDAWPPSAGARPRAHTLAVPSCQTATVTSVLQPRRRGDLTSEVVTARSIGPLGLAGRQRSYQVGGLIRILPPFLSRKHLPSRLAKLREIDGLLPVLIRGHGTEFDSLREYVVGDDVRSIDWRATARRADVVVRTWRPERDRRVVIVLDTGRTSAGRVGVDPTARDPGGWPRLDWSMDAALLLAALASRAGDHVDFLAHDRLTRAAVFGASRTELLAQLVDAMAPLEPALIESDATAMVAAVQRRVRRRALVVLLTDLNASALDEGLLPVLPQLSAKHQVIVAAVSDPRVDQLAAGRADAAQVYDAAAAERARNERRRIASQLRHKGVEVVDAAPEDVAPALADRYLAMKATGRL; this is encoded by the coding sequence GTGGTTCTCACCGGCCGCGCCGGGCTGGTGGCACTGGTGTGCGTGCTGCCGATCGCGCTGGCGCCCTGGCCCGCAACGGCTTTCGCGGTCGCCCTGCTGGTGCTACTGGCGGCCGTAGTCGTGGACGTCGCGCTGGCCGGTAATCCGCGGGCACTGCGCATCCGCCGGGCCGGTGAGACGTCGGCACGCCTCGGCCAACCGGTACACGCTGGGCTGCAGGTCCACAACGACGGGTCGCGGCGGTTCCGCGGCGTGCTGCGTGACGCGTGGCCGCCCAGCGCCGGGGCGCGACCGCGGGCACACACGCTGGCTGTGCCGTCCTGCCAAACCGCCACCGTCACATCGGTCCTGCAACCGCGCCGGCGCGGGGACCTGACATCGGAGGTCGTGACGGCGCGCTCCATCGGGCCGCTCGGTCTGGCCGGGCGTCAACGCTCTTATCAGGTGGGCGGGCTGATCCGGATCCTGCCGCCGTTCCTGTCCCGCAAGCATCTGCCGTCACGGCTGGCCAAGCTGCGGGAGATCGACGGGCTGTTGCCGGTGCTGATCCGTGGTCACGGCACCGAGTTCGACTCGTTGCGCGAATACGTCGTGGGTGACGATGTGCGTTCCATCGACTGGCGAGCGACCGCACGGCGCGCCGACGTGGTGGTCCGCACCTGGCGTCCCGAGCGGGACCGCCGGGTGGTGATCGTGCTCGACACCGGCCGCACCTCGGCGGGCCGGGTGGGGGTGGACCCGACGGCCCGAGATCCCGGCGGCTGGCCGCGGCTGGACTGGTCGATGGATGCCGCTCTGCTGCTGGCCGCGCTGGCCTCCCGCGCCGGTGATCATGTCGACTTCCTGGCTCACGACCGGCTGACGCGGGCGGCGGTGTTCGGCGCCTCGCGCACGGAGTTGCTGGCCCAGCTTGTCGACGCCATGGCGCCGCTGGAGCCGGCACTGATCGAGTCCGATGCCACCGCGATGGTGGCCGCGGTTCAGCGGCGGGTGCGGCGGCGCGCACTGGTGGTACTGCTGACCGACCTCAACGCCTCGGCACTCGACGAAGGGCTGCTGCCGGTGTTGCCGCAGCTGTCGGCCAAGCATCAGGTGATCGTCGCCGCGGTGTCTGATCCGCGGGTCGACCAGCTGGCCGCGGGGCGGGCCGACGCTGCTCAGGTGTACGACGCGGCCGCGGCCGAGCGGGCGCGCAATGAGCGTCGGCGCATCGCATCTCAGTTGCGGCACAAGGGAGTTGAGGTGGTCGACGCCGCTCCCGAGGATGTTGCCCCTGCGCTCGCCGACCGCTATCTGGCGATGAAAGCCACCGGGCGGCTCTGA
- a CDS encoding stage II sporulation protein M, producing the protein MDVDAFVLAHQDTWDRLEQLVKRRRRLTGPEVDELVDLYQRVSTHLSMVRSASSDTVLIGRLSTLVARARSAVTGAHAPLWSEFVRFWTVSFPVVAYRAWRWWLATAVAFFVVVVLIGIWVASNHEVQSALSTPEEIDHLVNHDFANYYRDNPAGSFALRVWLNNSWVAAQCIGFAILLGIPIPWVLFQNAANLGVTGGLMMHAGKADVLFGLLIPHGLLELTAVFLAAAVGMRLGWTVIAPGDRPRGQALAEQGRAVVAAAVGLAVVLLVSGLIEALVTPSPLPTFVRIGIGVVAEAGFLSYVVYFGRRAALAGETGDLEDAPDVVPTG; encoded by the coding sequence GTGGACGTCGACGCATTCGTCTTGGCCCACCAGGACACCTGGGACCGGCTCGAGCAGCTGGTCAAGCGGCGCAGGCGGCTGACCGGGCCGGAGGTGGACGAACTCGTCGACCTCTACCAGCGCGTTTCCACCCATCTGTCGATGGTGCGCTCGGCATCGTCGGACACCGTGCTGATCGGGCGGCTGTCCACCTTGGTGGCTCGCGCACGGTCGGCGGTCACCGGGGCGCACGCGCCGCTGTGGAGCGAGTTCGTGCGGTTCTGGACGGTGTCGTTCCCGGTGGTGGCCTACCGCGCCTGGCGGTGGTGGCTGGCTACCGCGGTCGCGTTCTTCGTCGTCGTCGTGCTGATCGGCATCTGGGTGGCAAGCAACCACGAGGTGCAGTCCGCGCTGAGCACACCCGAGGAGATCGACCACCTGGTCAACCACGACTTCGCCAACTACTACCGGGACAACCCGGCCGGCTCGTTCGCGCTGCGGGTGTGGCTGAACAATTCGTGGGTGGCCGCCCAATGCATCGGCTTCGCGATCCTGCTCGGTATCCCCATCCCGTGGGTGCTGTTCCAGAACGCGGCCAACCTCGGCGTCACGGGCGGTCTGATGATGCACGCCGGGAAGGCTGACGTGCTGTTCGGACTGTTGATCCCGCACGGCCTGCTGGAGCTGACTGCGGTGTTCCTGGCTGCCGCGGTCGGGATGCGTCTGGGCTGGACAGTGATTGCGCCCGGTGACCGCCCCCGCGGGCAGGCACTCGCCGAGCAGGGCCGGGCGGTGGTCGCCGCCGCGGTGGGACTGGCCGTGGTGCTGCTGGTATCCGGCCTCATCGAGGCGTTGGTGACGCCGTCACCGCTGCCGACGTTCGTTCGCATCGGCATCGGGGTGGTCGCCGAGGCCGGATTCCTGTCCTACGTCGTCTATTTCGGGCGTCGGGCGGCCCTGGCCGGGGAGACCGGCGACCTCGAGGACGCGCCCGACGTCGTGCCTACGGGGTGA
- a CDS encoding RDD family protein yields MMPVPETVVTGDAVVLDVQIAQLPVRAVSSLIDICVVTIVYLIGMMLWVATVVQFDEALSAAVMIIFTVLALVGYPVIIETATRGRSIGKMVMGLRVVSDDGGPERFRQALFRALAGFVEIWTLFGGPAVICSLASAQGKRIGDIFAGTVVISERGPKLAPPPVMPPALAWWAASLELSGLGPEQAELARQFLSRAPQLDPDIRDQMAYRIASEVVARISPPPPPGTPPQYVLAAVLAERHRRELARLRPAAPPVPAPTYGYYPPAPIPPPPASPVVPAVAEPARTDGFVPPG; encoded by the coding sequence ATGATGCCGGTGCCCGAGACGGTGGTGACCGGGGACGCCGTCGTCCTCGATGTCCAGATCGCTCAACTGCCGGTGCGCGCGGTGAGTTCGTTGATCGACATCTGCGTCGTGACGATCGTCTACCTGATCGGCATGATGCTGTGGGTCGCCACGGTGGTCCAATTCGATGAGGCCCTCAGTGCCGCGGTGATGATCATCTTCACCGTGCTGGCGCTGGTGGGTTATCCGGTGATCATCGAGACCGCGACGAGGGGCCGCTCGATCGGCAAGATGGTCATGGGGCTGCGGGTGGTATCTGACGACGGCGGCCCGGAGCGCTTCCGCCAGGCGCTGTTTCGCGCGCTCGCCGGATTCGTGGAAATCTGGACGCTGTTCGGCGGGCCTGCGGTGATCTGCAGCCTCGCCTCGGCACAGGGCAAGCGAATCGGTGACATCTTCGCCGGGACAGTGGTGATCAGCGAACGCGGTCCCAAGCTGGCTCCGCCGCCGGTGATGCCACCGGCGCTGGCGTGGTGGGCGGCCTCCCTGGAACTATCTGGCCTCGGCCCGGAGCAGGCCGAGCTCGCTCGCCAATTCCTCTCTCGCGCGCCACAACTGGATCCCGATATCCGCGACCAGATGGCCTACCGGATCGCCTCGGAGGTAGTCGCGCGGATCTCGCCGCCACCACCTCCTGGCACACCACCGCAGTACGTGCTCGCCGCCGTGCTCGCCGAGCGGCATCGACGCGAACTGGCCCGCTTGCGTCCGGCCGCCCCACCGGTGCCGGCACCCACCTACGGCTACTACCCACCCGCGCCGATACCCCCACCGCCAGCATCGCCGGTAGTGCCCGCGGTGGCCGAGCCGGCTCGGACCGACGGCTTCGTTCCGCCGGGCTGA
- a CDS encoding cation:proton antiporter has product MSGFGFGALAIVTVAGLAGPLLASVPGLRIPVVIGELAIGLVIGRTGFGVVDSGDRTFELLANIGFALVMFVVGTHVPIRDTTLRSSIPGAAGRAVLVGVAAAILGAALAAVFQTGHAAVYAVLMASSSAALALPVIQSLRLDGPAVKSVTAQIAIADATCIVLLPLVIDPSRAVTAAIGAAIIAGCAVILFVALRFVDRRGLRQRLHRYSERNRFALELRISLIVLFSLGALAITTHVSIMLAGFAIGLVVNAVGEPRRLARQLFGITEGFFGPLFFVWLGASLQVRDLGDHPAYILLGVSLGVGAVVAHCVSRLVSQPLALGALAAAQLGVPVAAATLGTQQHLLSAGEPSALILGALLTIAVTSVAGVVAARRNSAQPLTP; this is encoded by the coding sequence GTGAGCGGTTTCGGGTTCGGCGCGCTGGCGATCGTCACGGTGGCCGGCCTGGCCGGCCCGCTGTTGGCGTCGGTGCCCGGACTGCGGATCCCGGTTGTCATCGGGGAACTCGCGATCGGTCTGGTGATCGGCAGAACCGGCTTCGGCGTGGTCGACTCGGGCGATCGCACCTTCGAATTGCTGGCCAACATCGGTTTCGCGCTGGTGATGTTCGTGGTCGGCACCCACGTCCCGATCCGCGACACCACCCTGCGGTCATCGATTCCGGGTGCTGCCGGCCGGGCCGTCCTCGTCGGAGTGGCGGCCGCCATCCTGGGGGCGGCGCTGGCCGCGGTCTTCCAGACCGGGCACGCCGCGGTCTACGCGGTGCTCATGGCGTCGTCCTCGGCGGCGCTGGCGTTGCCCGTGATCCAGTCCCTTCGGCTCGATGGCCCCGCGGTCAAGAGCGTGACGGCCCAGATCGCCATTGCCGACGCCACCTGCATTGTGCTGCTGCCCTTGGTGATCGACCCCAGCCGCGCGGTCACTGCGGCGATCGGGGCGGCCATCATCGCCGGCTGCGCCGTGATCCTGTTCGTCGCGCTGCGTTTTGTCGATCGGCGCGGACTACGTCAACGACTGCACCGGTACTCCGAGCGCAACCGCTTCGCCCTCGAACTGCGGATCAGCCTCATCGTGCTGTTCAGTCTGGGCGCGCTCGCCATCACCACCCACGTGTCAATCATGTTGGCGGGGTTCGCGATCGGTTTGGTGGTCAATGCGGTGGGGGAACCGCGCCGGCTGGCGCGCCAGCTGTTCGGGATCACCGAAGGCTTTTTCGGCCCCCTGTTCTTCGTGTGGCTGGGTGCCTCGCTGCAGGTCCGCGATCTCGGCGATCACCCGGCCTACATCCTGTTGGGTGTCAGCCTCGGGGTGGGCGCGGTAGTGGCGCATTGCGTGTCGCGTCTGGTCAGTCAGCCGCTGGCACTCGGCGCACTGGCCGCTGCCCAGCTGGGCGTCCCGGTCGCCGCCGCGACGCTCGGTACTCAACAGCATCTGCTGTCCGCCGGCGAACCCTCCGCATTGATCCTGGGCGCGCTGTTGACCATCGCCGTGACCTCCGTCGCCGGTGTGGTGGCGGCCCGCCGCAACAGCGCCCAGCCGCTGACCCCGTAG
- a CDS encoding TetR/AcrR family transcriptional regulator: protein MSKKIDDRRKSPVDVQPPVSAPRWSSGRIRKSDLTRQRILEALEGLLATRSLDELSVNEVAAAAGVRRTGFYFYFPSKAVAVATLLDEVFDETFEGASQFMARSMDRPTALRVAIGHLWALWQQHRPLMLAVLDARSTDREAATIWERWLERHVAPVAGVVAADRAAGLAPEGPEPATLLRLLVSMNERTLERMLRADLTRAEAESELDALTSIWARAIYGTLTC, encoded by the coding sequence ATGTCCAAAAAAATCGACGACCGTCGAAAAAGTCCGGTGGATGTGCAGCCTCCCGTCTCTGCGCCCCGGTGGTCGTCGGGCAGGATTCGTAAGAGCGACCTGACCCGCCAGCGAATCCTCGAGGCTCTCGAGGGGCTGCTGGCCACCCGCAGTCTCGATGAGCTCAGCGTCAACGAGGTCGCCGCAGCCGCAGGCGTGCGCCGGACCGGCTTCTACTTCTACTTCCCCAGCAAGGCGGTCGCTGTCGCGACGTTGCTCGATGAAGTGTTCGACGAGACCTTCGAGGGCGCATCGCAATTCATGGCTCGCAGCATGGATCGTCCCACTGCCCTACGGGTGGCGATCGGGCATCTGTGGGCACTGTGGCAGCAGCACAGACCGTTGATGCTGGCCGTCCTCGACGCACGATCTACCGACCGGGAAGCGGCCACGATCTGGGAGCGCTGGCTGGAACGCCACGTCGCGCCGGTCGCGGGTGTCGTCGCCGCTGATCGCGCAGCAGGACTCGCGCCTGAAGGCCCTGAGCCGGCCACATTGCTGCGACTGTTGGTATCGATGAACGAGCGCACTCTGGAGCGAATGTTGCGCGCCGACCTCACGCGCGCGGAAGCCGAATCCGAACTGGACGCTTTGACATCGATTTGGGCACGGGCGATTTACGGCACGCTGACCTGCTAG